Proteins found in one Salvia splendens isolate huo1 chromosome 10, SspV2, whole genome shotgun sequence genomic segment:
- the LOC121750621 gene encoding protein PAM68, chloroplastic-like, with product MMTPPSPSQLTKIHVARRKEESSWDQNMGIHAYAPLSLPPSLTSPHIKILSPRIHLKPISATLNSPKGFGPASKKPKKPKKPNKKYESEDEDEDEREEGVIPEIVTNRMMSRMGLSVGIPLFIGLLFFPFFYYLKVGLKIDVPTWVPFIVSFVFFGTALLGISYGIVSASWDPLREGSLLGWNEAKKNWPVFWQSLRGGNK from the coding sequence ATGATGACTCCTCCTAGTCCTTCCCAACTAACCAAAATACATGTAGCTCGAAGGAAGGAAGAAAGCAGTTGGGATCAAAACATGGGAATCCATGCCTACGCTCCTTTATCATTGCCACCTTCGCTAACCTCACCCCATATCAAAATCCTCTCACCCAGAATCCACCTCAAACCAATCTCAGCCACTCTAAATTCGCCCAAAGGCTTTGGACCCGCATCAAAGAAACCAAAAAAACCCAAGAAGCCAAACAAGAAATACGAAAGCGAAGACGAAGATGAGGATGAGAGAGAGGAAGGGGTGATACCGGAGATCGTGACAAATAGGATGATGAGCAGAATGGGACTCTCAGTTGGAATCCCACTCTTCATAGGACTCTTATTCTTCCCATTCTTCTACTATCTAAAGGTTGGGTTGAAAATCGATGTCCCCACATGGGTGCCCTTCATCGTGTCGTTTGTCTTCTTCGGCACTGCGCTTTTGGGGATCAGTTATGGAATTGTGTCGGCCAGTTGGGATCCATTGAGGGAAGGCTCACTCTTGGGCTGGAATGAAGCTAAGAAGAATTGGCCTGTTTTCTGGCAGTCCTTGCGTGgtggaaataaataa
- the LOC121751096 gene encoding cadmium-induced protein AS8-like, which translates to MIIKGLFRRYERRNPVNPTIGAFWGVGIGIGCGVGWGPGFGHEVVGYVGAGCGAGFNVGITFLGVGIGLPANYLFRAPHSELSVEKKGPSLAGSRSTMEDDWGSHIKVKVHHFQVSKLTV; encoded by the exons ATGATTATAAAGGGTTTATTTAGGAGATATGAGAGGAGGAATCCAGTGAATCCAACGATCGGAGCCTTTTGGGGCGTTGGAATAGGCATTGGTTGCGGTGTAGGATGGGGCCCTGGCTTTGGCCATGAGGTAGTTGGCTACGTTGGAGCCGGCTGTGGTGCTGGATTTAATGTGGGGATCACTTTTCTTGGTGTCGGCATTGGTCTTCCTGCTAATTACCTATTTAGGGCCCCTCATAGTG AATTATCAGTTGAAAAGAAAGGTCCGAGTCTAGCTGGAAGCAGAAGTACAATGGAAGACGATTGGGGATCACACATCAAAGTCAAGGTGCATCATTTTCAGGTTTCAAAGTTGACAGTTTGA